The genomic segment ACTCGCCGGACAACGAGCAGGGCGACATCAGCATGGACTACATGGTGGAGGTTGGCGCCCAGGTCGCCGATCGCTTCCCGAGCTACGAGACCGCCGGCGTCGCGTCGTCGTGGACTGGCGCCTACGACGTCACGCCCGACTGGAACCCGGTGCTGGGCCGACTGCAGGACGTGCCCGGCCTCGTGGTCGGCTACGGCTTCTCAGGCCATGGCTTCAAGCTGTCGCCGGCCGTCGGGCTGGTGCTGGCGCAGTCCGCGCTGGGACTGCAGACCGAAATCGACATCACGCCCTATGCGCTCGAGCGGTTCCGCAACGGCGGCCTGCTGACCGGCAAGTACGGGCTCGGCGCCGTCTCCTGAGCCGTGCGGCGATTCAGCCTCGACCGGTGTCCGCCGACACCCTGGCGCAACGGCGGCGGATTGACGCGGGAGATCGCGAGGGGTGCGAGCCGTCCCGCGACGGCGAACGAATGGGACTGGCGCCTGAGCGTCGCATCGATCACGGCCAGCGGCCCGTTCTCCACCTTCGCCGGCGTCGATCGCGTCGCGGCGCTGGTGGACTGCGCAAGGCGAGGTGCACGACTTCCAAGGCGACGATGAATTCTTCTGTCGCCTCGCCGCACCGTGCGTATTTCAGGCCATCGTAGACGGTCGTTTCAGATGAACGTAGACGGCATTTCAGGCGAGCGTGGACGCTGTTTCAAATGATCGTGGACGGCGTTT from the Verminephrobacter eiseniae EF01-2 genome contains:
- a CDS encoding HutD family protein, whose amino-acid sequence is MRRFSLDRCPPTPWRNGGGLTREIARGASRPATANEWDWRLSVASITASGPFSTFAGVDRVAALVDCARRGARLPRRR